The Pseudomonas cucumis sequence TTCGAGCGTGGTCGGTTTTGGCATTGGGACGTTCGTTTCGTTAGCCATGTCTGGACGCGATCATCGTCTGCTTTACCTATGCCCGGAGGGGGTCAAATTAGCTTTTCGCCTGAACTGGCTATAGTCTGGCGCAGTTTTGCCGATAAGTAGAAGAAGAGATTTTTTAACTTCCGAATATGACCTTGAACCCGACTCAGTAAGTGCTCTCCTACCTATGGCTAAAATTATCGGCATCATCGTCGTATTCGCGAGCGTGCTCGGCGGATACGTGCTTTCCCACGGCAAGATTGCCGCCCTCATCCAGCCTTTCGAGGTGATGATTATCGGTGGCGCGGCCCTTGGTGCATTCCTGCAGGCCAACCCCGGTCATATGACGATGCACGTGCTCAAGAAGTCCTTGGGCATGTTCAGTTCGCGTTTCAACCACACCTTCTACCTGGAAGTGCTGGGGCTGATTTACGAGATCCTCAACAAGAGCCGTCGCGAAGGCATGATGGCCATCGAAGGCGACATTGAAGATGCCGCTGCGAGCCCGATCTTCGCCAAATACCCGGCAGTCCTGAAAGATGACCGCATGACCGCGTACATCTGCGATTACCTGCGCATCATGTCCTCCGGCAACATGGCGCCCCATGAGCTTGAAGGCTTGTTCGACATGGAACTGACCAGTCTCAAGGAAGACCTGGATCACCCCTCCCACGCCGTCAACGGCATCGCCGATGCCATGCCGGGCTTCGGTATCGTCGCGGCGGTATTGGGTATCGTGGTGACCATGGCATCCCTGGGTGAAAGCGACCAGAAAATGATCGGCTTGCACGTGGGTGCGGCTCTGGTAGGTACCTTCTTCGGTATTCTCGCGGCCTACGGTTTCTTTGGCCCGCTGGCACACGCCCTGGGCCACGACGCCAAGGAAGAACTGAACGTCTACGAAGCCATCAAGGCCTCGCTGGTGGCTTCGGCTTCCGGCATGCCGCCATCGCTGGCAGTGGAATTCGGTCGCAAGGTTCTGTACCCGGCGCACCGTCCTAGCTTCGCTGAGTTGGAACAAGCGGTTCGCGGTCGCTAAGTCATGGAAAATAACCAGCCGATAATCATCAAGCGCGTCAAAAAGTACGCGGGCGGGCATCACGGCGGCTCCTGGAAAATCGCCTTCGCGGACTTCGCGACGGCGATGATGGCGTTCTTCCTGGTGTTGTGGCTATTGTCCACGGCAACACCGGAACAGAAGATCGCCATCGCCGGTTACTTCAAGGACCCGGTCGGATTTTCCGAAAGCGGCACGCCGTACATCATCGATCTGGGCGGCTCGCCGACCCTGGCGCCGGAGAACACCCTCAACCCCGAGGTGAAATCCCAGCCTCAGCCGGACAAGGTGACCATCGACTCCGAACAGGTCGAAGGCATGGCCGAGCAGGTCGAGAAGGAGCGTCTGGAATTGCTGCTGCAAGAGTTGCAGAACAAGGTCGAAGAAAACCCGCAGCTACAGAAATTCAAGGACCAGATCCTCTTCGAGATCACCCAGGACGGTTTGCGTATCCAGATCGTGGACGCCGAAAACCGCCCGATGTTCGACTCCGGCAGTGCGCGTCTGAAGCCGTATTTCGAAGACATTCTGCTGGCCATGGCCGACACCATCAAGGCGGTGCCGAACAAGATCAGCATCAGCGGCCACACCGATGCCAAGCCATACTCGGGCACCGGCGATTTCGGCAACTGGGAACTCTCGGCCAACCGCGCCAACGCAGCTCGCCGTGCATTGATCGCTGGCAGCTATCCGGACGCTCAAGTAGCGCGAGTCGTGGGCTACGCCTCGTCGGCGTTGTTCGACCGGGAGAACCCGTTCAACCCGGTCAATCGGCGCATCGACATTGTCGTGCTGACCAAGAAAGCCCAGCGTGCCATCGAAGGTTCGCAAGGGGCTGAACCGGCGCCAGCGCCGACGCAAGGGCAGGGCGGGCCGGGCGAAGTGCCTGTGCCGCCAGCCGATCCGAACGCATTGCCGGCGGATAAGGAACCGCTGCCGGCTCATGAGCTTCGTGAGCGGTTGAATCTGTTTGATGATCCTGCGCCGAAACCGGCAGAACCGCCCAAGCAGTGAGAGACGAAGAAGCCGCGAATGATCGCGGCTTTTTTGCGCCTGTCAGAAACCGCGTCGGATGCGGTGCTTGAGCTGGTCGTGGAACAGTTCGGCATTGCGCTTGTAGGTGCCATAAAGAGATTCATTGATCGAACCCAGCGTCATGGAGCGCTTGGTCGCCACTTCTTCACGATAGGCATCAATGAAAAACTCCATATCCTTGTCGGTGCTGAGCTTTGGCCATTTATCGAGGTACAGTGGCAGTTCCGCCGGGCCGGTCTTGAATGAACAAATCCGTCGGTTGCTGATGGTCGCTTCACCGATTTCGAACGGCACCCACCATGAATGTGCGGTCCTCTCAGAAACGACTGCCAGCAAGTGCGTGCATTCTGTGATGTTGCGGGTGATCACTCCAGTGATGTCGTCGGTTGTCTGGGACTCCGGATCCAGCACATCCAGATAAGTTTTGATGTTTGCCTGCTTCAGGCGGGTGTTGATGGCGATGGCTAGAGGCCGATCGCTATGGCGGTAGCTGATAAACACAGGCATCAGAAATGTCCCTTGATCGCGAGTTCGCGGTAATAGGCGCCGAGGGCGGTGAGGCGGCAACCGGTGGAATGGAGGGCGGCGTAGTACATGTGTTCGGCGTCTACCGGTTCGATCAGGCTGTGGCGGTTGCACTTTTGCAGTTGGGAGAAGACTTCGCCGTGCTCCGGGTCGAACGTCGCTTCCGTGGGCTCGTAGCTGGGGTCGAGGGGGAACACGGATTCTGCTTCGCCGAACCAGTCGGGCAGTTTGCGCAGGATTTCCTTGGGGATCAGTGGCGACACTTCGCGCAGGGAAATGAACTGCGACACGTTGGTCTTGAACACCGGCCGCTGCTCCCAGGCGTCGAGGGCGTTGTCGACAAACGAATAGAGGCTGCCGGGGGTGATCTTGCCGAGGATGTTCGCCGCGCCACCGTGCAGGGCCTGGAGCAATAACCCGGTGAACACGCCGTGTTGCGCACCCTCCATGGCCGGCTCTTCCTTTTTGCAGGCGGTCAGAATCGTCATGCCCTCGCCAACCACGCTGCTTTCGCTGCGCAAGGCACGTACCTCGCCAGCCGAGCCGCTCTGGCAACAATCGAGAATGATCACTTTGTTTTTGATCTTGGTGGCTTTGGTCGCCCAGTTGAGGATGTCGCTGATACGAATTCCGTCCTTGGCGTTTTTGTAGTCCTGCGGGATCAACATGCCTTCGTCGGTACCGGCGTCAAAGCCGCCATGCCCGGCGAAGTACAACAGCGCGACATTGCAGTCGCCGGAAAACAATTCGCGGATCTGGTCTTCGAGTTTTGCCCGGCTCAGGTAATCCTCGGCAGAGGTCAGCACGATGTTCTTGAAGTTCGGATCGCCGTTGGCGTCGGTTTTCA is a genomic window containing:
- the motA gene encoding flagellar motor stator protein MotA, with the translated sequence MAKIIGIIVVFASVLGGYVLSHGKIAALIQPFEVMIIGGAALGAFLQANPGHMTMHVLKKSLGMFSSRFNHTFYLEVLGLIYEILNKSRREGMMAIEGDIEDAAASPIFAKYPAVLKDDRMTAYICDYLRIMSSGNMAPHELEGLFDMELTSLKEDLDHPSHAVNGIADAMPGFGIVAAVLGIVVTMASLGESDQKMIGLHVGAALVGTFFGILAAYGFFGPLAHALGHDAKEELNVYEAIKASLVASASGMPPSLAVEFGRKVLYPAHRPSFAELEQAVRGR
- the motB gene encoding flagellar motor protein MotB, with amino-acid sequence MENNQPIIIKRVKKYAGGHHGGSWKIAFADFATAMMAFFLVLWLLSTATPEQKIAIAGYFKDPVGFSESGTPYIIDLGGSPTLAPENTLNPEVKSQPQPDKVTIDSEQVEGMAEQVEKERLELLLQELQNKVEENPQLQKFKDQILFEITQDGLRIQIVDAENRPMFDSGSARLKPYFEDILLAMADTIKAVPNKISISGHTDAKPYSGTGDFGNWELSANRANAARRALIAGSYPDAQVARVVGYASSALFDRENPFNPVNRRIDIVVLTKKAQRAIEGSQGAEPAPAPTQGQGGPGEVPVPPADPNALPADKEPLPAHELRERLNLFDDPAPKPAEPPKQ
- a CDS encoding toll/interleukin-1 receptor domain-containing protein — translated: MPVFISYRHSDRPLAIAINTRLKQANIKTYLDVLDPESQTTDDITGVITRNITECTHLLAVVSERTAHSWWVPFEIGEATISNRRICSFKTGPAELPLYLDKWPKLSTDKDMEFFIDAYREEVATKRSMTLGSINESLYGTYKRNAELFHDQLKHRIRRGF
- a CDS encoding caspase family protein: MRKGLFIGINDYTHVSRLSGCSNDAMAMASVLKTDANGDPNFKNIVLTSAEDYLSRAKLEDQIRELFSGDCNVALLYFAGHGGFDAGTDEGMLIPQDYKNAKDGIRISDILNWATKATKIKNKVIILDCCQSGSAGEVRALRSESSVVGEGMTILTACKKEEPAMEGAQHGVFTGLLLQALHGGAANILGKITPGSLYSFVDNALDAWEQRPVFKTNVSQFISLREVSPLIPKEILRKLPDWFGEAESVFPLDPSYEPTEATFDPEHGEVFSQLQKCNRHSLIEPVDAEHMYYAALHSTGCRLTALGAYYRELAIKGHF